Proteins from a single region of Sylvia atricapilla isolate bSylAtr1 chromosome 9, bSylAtr1.pri, whole genome shotgun sequence:
- the LOC136364812 gene encoding LOW QUALITY PROTEIN: P-selectin-like (The sequence of the model RefSeq protein was modified relative to this genomic sequence to represent the inferred CDS: inserted 1 base in 1 codon): MHRTLGGNVSSTAHQGTAAAGWERXVRSTNMGTAVGLRSAGRTWTLGSPGTYLGITAITWGMVLWMEVGAWTYHYSDQGDYTWEQARNYCQTFFTDLVAIQNQQEIEYLNKSLPYHGRYYWIGIRKLGGIWTWVGTRKALTKEAENWAVGEPNNRRSNQDCVEIYIQRPQQSGKWNDEPCNRKKKALCYKASCQPFSCSQRGECVETIGSYLCECYLGFHGPECMDAVQCAKLEPKGVSMNCSHPYRDFGYNSTCEFRCHEGFERRGPGMLQCLPSQEWSANIPTCTAITCPVLSAPDQGELNCSHLHGDFTFGSTCAFSCQMGFVLMGPKSRECTATGSWTGDAPRCEAIACPGLSAPDQGGMHCSHPHGDFTFGSTCAFSCQAGFVLMGPESRECTAMGTWTGDTPHCEAIACPVLRVPDQGELNCSHLHGNFTFGSTCAFSCQAGFLLMGPERRECTATGTWTADSPRCEAIACPVLSAPEKGEMNCSHLHGNFTFGSTCAFSCQMGFVLMGSESRECTAMGTWTGDAPRCEAIKCSALTTPKMGQAACSHLHGDFTFGSTCAFSCQTGFVLMGPESRECTAMGTWTGNTPHCEAVACPALRAPDHGELNCSHLHGDFTFGSTCAFSCQTGFVLMGPESRECTAIGSWTGDATRCEAISCPVLSAPDQGEMHCSHLHGNFTYGSTCSFSCQTGFALVGLQSCECTAMGTWTGDTPHCEAITCPVLSAPDHGELNCSHLHGDFTFGSVCAFSCQMGFVLMGSESRECTAMGTWTGDAPRCEAIKCSALTTPKMGQAACSHLHGDFTFGSTCAFSCQTGFVLMGPESRECTATGTWTGDPTHCKAISCPVLHSPSRGQLSCSHVHGNFTYNSTCTFSCKEGFVRMGAEMLRCEATGNWTRDPPVCVEDSAFLKQVLVYSSGSALAVAGVVLSGGLIALLAKRLSDREEKRKLLKPTSDLGAPGTFTNAAYDANL, encoded by the exons GCATGGTGCTGTGGATGGAGGTGGGTGCCTGGACATACCACTACAGTGACCAAGGGGACTACACGTGGGAGCAGGCCAGGAATTACTGCCAGACCTTCTTCACCGACCTGGTGGCAATCCAGAACCAGCAGGAGATCGAGTACCTCAACAAGAGCCTGCCCTACCACGGGCGCTACTACTGGATCGGCATCCGTAAGCTGGGAGGCATCTGGACGTGGGTGGGCACCCGGAAGGCGCTGACCAAGGAGGCCGAGAACTGGGCAGTCGGGGAGCCCAACAACCGCCGCTCCAACCAGGACTGCGTGGAGATCTACATCCAGCGGCCACAGCAGTCTGGAAAGTGGAATGATGAGCCCTGCAACCGGAAGAAAAAGGCACTGTGCTACAAGG cctcctgccagccttTCTCATGCAGCCAGCGTGGTGAGTGCGTGGAGACCATTGGGAGCTACCTCTGCGAGTGCTACCTCGGCTTCCACGGCCCTGAGTGCATGGATG ctgtgcagtGTGCCAAGCTGGAGCCCAAGGGAGTGTCCATGAACTGCAGTCATCCCTACAGAGACTTCGGCTACAATTCCACCTGCGAGTTTAGGTGCCATGAGGGGTTTGAGCGGCGAGGGCCGGGCATGCTGCAGTGCCTGCCTTCCCAGGAGTGGTCAGCAAACATCCCCACCTGCACAG CCATCACCTGCCCAGTGCTCAGTGCTCCAGACCAGGGAGAGCTGAACTGCTCCCACCTCCATGGGGACTTCACCTTTGGCTCCACATGTGCCTTCTCCTGCCAGATGGGGTTTGTGCTGATGGGGCCGAAGAGCCGTGAGTGCACAGCCACAGGGTCATGGACAGGGGATGCCCCTCGCTGTGAAG CCATTGCCTGTCCAGGGCTCAGTGCTCCAGACCAGGGAGGGATGCACTGCTCCCATCCCCATGGGGACTTCACCTTTGGCTCCACATGTGCCTTCTCCTGCCAGGCAGGATTTGTGCTGATGGGGCCAGAGAGCCGTGAGTGCACAGCCATGGGGACCTGGACTGGAGACACCCCACATTGTGAAG CCATTGCCTGTCCAGTGCTCAGAGTGCCAGACCAGGGAGAACTGAACTGCTCCCACCTCCATGGCAACTTCACCTTTGGCTCCACGTGTGCCTTCTCCTGCCAGGCAGGGTTTCTGCTGATGGGGCCAGAGCGCCGTGAGTGCACAGCCACAGGGACCTGGACTGCAGATTCCCCACGCTGTGAAG ccattGCCTGTCCAGTGCTCAGTGCTCCAGAAAAAGGAGAGATGAACTGCTCCCACCTCCATGGCAACTTCACCTTTGGCTCCACGTGCGCCTTCTCCTGCCAGATGGGGTTTGTGCTGATGGGGTCAGAGAGCCGTGAGTGCACAGCCATGGGGACATGGACAGGCGATGCCCCACGCTGTGAAG CCATCAAATGCTCAGCACTGACCACACCCAAGATGGGCCAGGCTGCCTGCTCCCATCTCCATGGGGACTTCACCTTTGGCTCCACATGTGCCTTCTCCTGCCAGACGGGGTTTGTGCTGATGGGGCCGGAGAGCCGTGAGTGCACAGCCATGGGCACCTGGACTGGAAACACCCCACACTGTGAAG CCGTTGCCTGTCCAGCGCTTAGAGCACCAGACCATGGAGAGCTGAACTGCTCCCATCTCCATGGGGACTTCACCTTTGGCTCCACATGTGCCTTCTCCTGCCAGACAGGGTTTGTGCTGATGGGGCCGGAGAGCCGTGAGTGCACAGCCATAGGGTCATGGACAGGGGATGCAACAAGATGTGAAG CCATTAGCTGTCCAGTGCTCAGTGCTCCAGACCAGGGAGAGATGCACTGCTCCCATCTCCATGGCAACTTCACCTATGGCTCTACGTGTTCCTTCTCATGCCAGACAGGATTTGCCTTGGTGGGGTTGCAGAGCTGTGAGTGCACAGCCATGGGGACCTGGACTGGGGACACACCACACTGTGAAG ccatcACCTGCCCAGTGCTCAGTGCTCCAGACCATGGAGAGCTGAACTGCTCCCACCTCCATGGGGACTTCACTTTTGGCTCCGTGTGTGCCTTCTCCTGCCAGATGGGGTTTGTGCTGATGGGGTCAGAGAGCCGTGAGTGCACAGCCATGGGGACATGGACAGGCGATGCCCCACGCTGTGAAG CCATCAAATGCTCAGCACTGACCACACCCAAGATGGGCCAGGCTGCCTGCTCCCATCTCCATGGGGACTTCACCTTTGGCTCCACATGTGCCTTCTCCTGCCAGACGGGGTTTGTGCTGATGGGGCCGGAGAGCCGTGAGTGCACAGCCACAGGCACCTGGACTGGCGACCCCACACATTGCAAAG CCATCAGCTGCCCAGTGCTGCACTCCCCAAGCAGAggccagctgagctgctctcatGTGCATGGGAACTTCACCTACAACTCCACATGCACCTTTTCCTGCAAGGAGGGCTTTGTTCGGAtgggagcagagatgctccGCTGTGAGGCCACAGGGAACTGGACCAGGGATCCTCCTGTTTGTGTGG AGGATAGTGCCTTCCTAAAGCAAGTCCTGGTTTACAGCAGCGGCTCAGCCCTGGCAGTAGCTGGTGTTGTGCTCTCTGGGGGCCTCATTGCCCTCCTTGCCAAGAGGCTCAGTGACAGAG aggagaagaggaagctcCTGAAACCCACCAG TGACCTGGGAGCACCGGGCACCTTCACCAATGCAGCATATGATGCCAACCTGTGA